A window from Fibrobacter sp. UWB11 encodes these proteins:
- the trpA gene encoding tryptophan synthase subunit alpha: protein MNLMSHLIAGFPDAETSIAIADALVKGGANILEIQLAFSDPSADGPAIQTASTIALEKGYSTKQGLAIVKQIHERHPETPIYIMTYGSLAFTPGVENFVKMCKDAGVSACIIPDLPFDHDEGLTEACKKHGLENIPVAAPSMTKERLETMASKGFKYIYAALRAGTTGSETTIDQATLDFIDTVGKGGAKVLGGFGIRNGEQSKVLSKHVYAVVAGSVFVNIVLSNADTAEGRAKAIAEIEAKAKEIAGK from the coding sequence ATGAATTTAATGTCTCATCTTATTGCGGGTTTTCCTGACGCTGAAACTTCTATCGCCATTGCCGACGCACTTGTGAAGGGTGGCGCGAACATTCTTGAAATCCAGCTCGCCTTCAGCGACCCGAGCGCAGACGGTCCGGCCATCCAGACGGCCTCCACCATCGCTCTCGAAAAGGGCTATTCTACCAAGCAGGGCCTCGCCATCGTGAAGCAGATTCACGAACGCCACCCTGAAACGCCGATTTACATCATGACTTACGGTTCCCTCGCCTTTACGCCGGGCGTCGAAAACTTTGTCAAGATGTGCAAGGACGCAGGCGTTTCTGCTTGCATCATTCCGGACCTTCCGTTCGACCATGACGAAGGCCTCACCGAAGCTTGCAAGAAGCACGGTCTCGAAAACATTCCGGTTGCCGCACCGAGCATGACCAAGGAACGCCTCGAAACGATGGCTTCCAAGGGCTTCAAGTACATCTACGCCGCCCTACGCGCAGGCACGACCGGCAGCGAAACCACAATTGACCAGGCGACGCTCGACTTTATCGACACCGTCGGTAAGGGTGGCGCTAAGGTTCTTGGCGGCTTTGGCATCCGCAATGGCGAACAATCCAAGGTGCTCTCTAAGCATGTGTACGCCGTAGTCGCAGGTTCCGTGTTCGTGAATATTGTGCTCAGCAACGCAGACACCGCCGAAGGTCGCGCAAAGGCAATCGCCGAAATCGAAGCCAAGGCCAAGGAAATCGCCGGGAAGTAA
- a CDS encoding aconitate hydratase, producing the protein MLFNFDMIQATYARIPARVAVARKQLGRPLTLAEKILYSHLIDGAENRTYKRGADFAEFHPDRVAMQDATAQMALLQFTTAGKSRVAVPSSVHCDHLIIAREGVEKDLPRAKEESKEVYDFLQSVSAKYGIDCWLPGAGIIHQVVLENYAFPGGMMIGTDSHTVNAGGLGMLAIGVGGADAVDAMVGLPWELKYPKMIGVKLTGKLQGFATAKDIILKLAGILTVKGGTNAIIEYFGEGARSLSATGKATIANMGAEVGATCSTFSYDDSMSRYLRATGRADVADAADKIAADLKADPEVEAEPEKYFDRVVEIDLNTLIPHYNGPFSPDRAFAVTDMAESLKATETKPESTPVVSAALIGSCTNSSYEDLYMAANMIKQALAKGLSPKCPLLINPGSEQVRYTAERDGLIDLFKQFGATIMTNACGPCIGRWDRAGADKKELNTIVHSFNRNFAKRADGNPNTHAFVASPLMAVIAALSGDIRFNPMTDTLVNNEGKAVKLDPPEQCELPPKGFDVKDAGYQAPAADGSNITVSINPTSKRLQALAPFAAWDGKDIAGAPLLIKAKGKCTTDHISMAGPWLNYRGHLENISNNMLIGAVNAFNGETNKVLCQCGEYKEVPELAKIYKAKGSGSIVIGDENYGEGSSREHAAMEPRFLGVKAVIVKSFARIHETNLKKQGMLALTFKNAADYDKIQEQDVFDITGLTKFAPGSEFTLVAHHKDGSVDNIALSHTYNEQQWAWFKAGSALNLIRANNK; encoded by the coding sequence ATGCTTTTTAATTTCGACATGATCCAGGCCACATACGCTCGCATTCCTGCACGCGTCGCTGTTGCCCGCAAGCAGCTTGGCCGCCCGCTCACTCTCGCCGAGAAGATTCTCTACAGCCACCTGATCGATGGCGCAGAAAACAGAACCTACAAGCGCGGCGCTGATTTTGCCGAATTCCACCCGGACCGCGTGGCCATGCAAGACGCAACCGCCCAAATGGCCCTCCTCCAGTTCACGACTGCAGGCAAGTCCCGCGTGGCTGTGCCGAGTTCCGTGCACTGCGACCACTTGATTATCGCTCGCGAAGGTGTCGAAAAGGACCTCCCCCGCGCCAAGGAAGAAAGCAAGGAAGTGTACGACTTCTTGCAGTCCGTCTCTGCCAAGTACGGCATTGACTGCTGGCTCCCGGGTGCAGGCATCATCCACCAGGTGGTGCTCGAAAACTACGCCTTCCCGGGCGGAATGATGATCGGTACCGACTCCCACACCGTGAACGCCGGCGGCCTCGGCATGCTCGCGATTGGCGTGGGCGGTGCAGACGCTGTGGACGCCATGGTCGGTCTCCCGTGGGAACTCAAGTACCCGAAGATGATCGGTGTGAAGCTCACTGGCAAACTCCAGGGCTTTGCAACGGCTAAGGACATCATCCTCAAGCTCGCCGGCATCCTTACGGTTAAGGGTGGCACGAACGCTATTATCGAATACTTTGGCGAAGGCGCACGCAGCCTCTCCGCTACTGGCAAGGCAACGATTGCCAACATGGGTGCCGAAGTGGGCGCCACCTGCTCCACCTTCAGCTACGACGATTCCATGAGCCGTTACCTCCGCGCTACTGGCCGTGCCGATGTCGCTGACGCCGCCGACAAGATTGCTGCCGACCTCAAGGCAGACCCGGAAGTTGAAGCAGAACCGGAAAAGTATTTTGACCGCGTTGTGGAAATCGACCTCAACACGCTCATCCCGCATTACAACGGCCCGTTCAGCCCGGACCGCGCATTCGCCGTGACCGACATGGCAGAATCTCTCAAGGCTACCGAAACCAAGCCGGAATCCACTCCGGTCGTGAGTGCCGCCCTCATCGGTTCTTGCACGAACTCCAGCTACGAAGACCTCTACATGGCCGCTAACATGATCAAGCAGGCTCTCGCCAAGGGTCTTTCCCCGAAGTGCCCGCTCCTCATCAACCCGGGTTCCGAACAAGTTCGCTACACCGCCGAACGCGACGGCCTCATCGACTTGTTCAAGCAGTTCGGTGCAACGATTATGACGAACGCCTGCGGTCCTTGCATTGGCCGCTGGGACCGTGCCGGCGCCGACAAGAAAGAACTTAACACCATCGTTCACAGCTTCAACCGCAACTTCGCAAAGCGCGCTGACGGTAACCCGAATACGCACGCCTTCGTAGCCTCCCCGCTCATGGCCGTGATTGCAGCCCTCAGCGGTGACATCCGCTTCAACCCGATGACCGACACCCTCGTCAATAACGAAGGCAAGGCCGTGAAGCTCGACCCGCCGGAACAGTGCGAACTCCCGCCGAAGGGCTTCGACGTGAAGGATGCTGGCTACCAGGCTCCGGCAGCAGACGGTTCCAACATTACCGTTTCCATCAACCCGACCAGCAAGCGCTTGCAGGCTCTCGCCCCGTTCGCCGCCTGGGACGGCAAGGACATCGCCGGAGCCCCGCTCCTCATCAAGGCCAAGGGCAAGTGCACCACCGACCACATTTCTATGGCTGGTCCGTGGCTCAACTACCGCGGTCACCTCGAAAACATTTCGAACAACATGCTCATCGGTGCCGTGAACGCTTTCAACGGCGAAACCAACAAGGTCCTCTGCCAGTGCGGTGAATACAAGGAAGTCCCCGAACTTGCCAAGATTTACAAGGCCAAGGGCTCGGGCTCCATCGTCATCGGTGACGAAAACTACGGTGAAGGCTCCAGCCGCGAACACGCCGCTATGGAACCGCGCTTCCTCGGCGTGAAGGCCGTGATCGTGAAGAGCTTCGCCCGCATCCACGAAACGAACCTCAAGAAGCAGGGCATGCTCGCCCTCACCTTCAAGAACGCCGCCGACTACGACAAGATCCAGGAACAGGATGTGTTCGATATCACAGGTCTCACCAAGTTCGCTCCGGGCTCCGAGTTCACGCTCGTCGCCCACCACAAGGATGGCTCCGTCGATAACATCGCCTTAAGCCACACTTACAACGAACAGCAGTGGGCATGGTTCAAGGCCGGTTCCGCCCTCAACCTTATCCGCGCGAACAACAAATAA
- a CDS encoding bifunctional indole-3-glycerol phosphate synthase/phosphoribosylanthranilate isomerase — protein sequence MSEDILQKIVRMRREDIDRLGLNFNIDIPEARRVGHTEFLGNAGAILEVKRASPSKGDIAPDLNPVELATTYAEAHAQAVSVLTEMNFFKGSLRDLIAVADLMERRRQQGLHTCAVLRKDFLLFEDEIDIAYRCGADAVLLIARILDDAQLVKMAERAQQFGIQAFVEVREADDFRKLSVVTDALGVAAAKTIVAGVNSRDLATFHTDPLIPASVRSKLPAKAVFESGILSAADATYARNLGFTGILVGEAVAKNPPLAKDVVSAFESGCENARGQFWKKFAERKFANNETRAASSQDARRPLVKICGITREEDGLLAAELGADMLGFVFSTTKRLTTEEFVRSFKTRLLRSACNDVAPLLVGVITDPNSVEGKTAIKLAQEGVLDAVQFHGVDPHKSIDDASGNALPYYSAARVGAPEDFDYVAGIRKNGEPRILLDAKVEGIPGGTGKTIPESLLREKASGSPLWLAGGITPENVATICEKFNPELIDVSSGIEDAPGIKNHDKMKALFAAIAAK from the coding sequence ATGAGCGAAGATATTTTGCAAAAAATCGTGCGCATGCGCCGCGAGGACATCGACAGACTCGGATTGAATTTCAATATTGATATTCCCGAGGCTCGTCGCGTTGGTCATACAGAATTTCTTGGAAACGCAGGAGCAATCCTTGAGGTCAAGAGGGCTTCGCCATCCAAGGGAGACATTGCTCCGGACCTGAATCCGGTGGAACTCGCCACGACTTATGCCGAAGCTCACGCTCAAGCGGTCTCCGTGCTGACCGAAATGAACTTTTTCAAGGGTTCGCTCCGAGACCTGATTGCCGTAGCGGACTTGATGGAACGCCGCCGTCAGCAGGGCTTGCATACTTGCGCTGTTCTCCGCAAAGATTTCCTTTTATTTGAAGACGAAATTGACATCGCTTATCGCTGCGGTGCCGATGCGGTTTTGCTCATCGCCCGCATCCTCGACGACGCCCAGCTCGTAAAAATGGCCGAGCGCGCACAGCAGTTCGGCATTCAGGCATTCGTTGAAGTCCGTGAAGCTGACGATTTCCGCAAGCTCTCCGTTGTGACGGACGCTCTCGGTGTTGCAGCCGCCAAGACGATTGTCGCAGGAGTGAATTCGCGCGACCTCGCCACGTTCCATACGGACCCGCTGATTCCCGCAAGTGTCCGCAGCAAGCTCCCCGCCAAAGCCGTTTTTGAATCAGGCATTTTGAGTGCCGCCGATGCGACATACGCCCGCAATCTCGGATTCACGGGAATTCTCGTCGGTGAAGCAGTCGCCAAGAATCCGCCGCTCGCCAAAGACGTGGTCAGCGCATTCGAAAGCGGATGCGAAAACGCCCGCGGACAGTTCTGGAAAAAGTTCGCTGAACGCAAGTTTGCCAATAACGAGACTCGCGCAGCCTCATCACAAGATGCGCGCCGCCCGCTCGTGAAAATTTGCGGCATCACCCGCGAAGAAGACGGCCTCCTCGCCGCCGAACTCGGCGCAGACATGCTCGGTTTCGTGTTCAGCACCACCAAGAGACTTACCACCGAAGAATTCGTGCGCAGTTTCAAGACTAGATTGCTTCGCTCCGCTTGCAATGACGTAGCTCCACTTCTCGTTGGCGTGATTACCGACCCCAATTCCGTCGAAGGCAAAACAGCCATCAAGCTCGCCCAAGAAGGCGTGCTCGACGCCGTACAGTTCCACGGCGTTGATCCGCACAAATCCATCGACGATGCATCCGGTAACGCCCTCCCCTACTACAGCGCAGCACGCGTAGGCGCCCCCGAAGACTTCGATTACGTCGCAGGCATCCGCAAGAACGGCGAACCCCGCATTTTGCTGGACGCCAAAGTCGAAGGCATCCCAGGCGGCACCGGCAAGACCATCCCCGAATCGCTCCTCCGCGAAAAAGCAAGCGGTTCCCCACTCTGGCTCGCCGGCGGCATCACCCCTGAAAACGTAGCCACCATCTGCGAAAAGTTCAACCCCGAACTTATCGACGTTTCAAGCGGCATCGAAGACGCCCCCGGCATCAAGAATCACGACAAGATGAAAGCGCTGTTTGCAGCAATCGCCGCAAAATAA
- a CDS encoding GGDEF domain-containing protein codes for MKNRKKPIHKSLIVGSAVFVAFLCFILSIQSYLTYSKSLYKRYDDKLDNILNYITNQIDMDDLYQCTLTGQKSEKYEKVQTLLNGMVDDFELFYLYSLFVRNDSMYNICSATSNEERARGEEDMKLLETTDAYQPAEIQKFARAIKEEKTSYFEEDSDWGAAYTACKPYVNSVGVHFGVICADISIAELHKTVNHYVIYNVLLTLCLGILFGLILIIWLRHNVTGPILALERSARHFAEKSRENKTPEELVFDDPDIHTNNEVESLANAISQMSQDMRNYVRGLLTAEAKARSAQEQAQGMTILAFKDALTHVNSKIAYDKMKDTLQEQINSGSATFAIVMIDINDLKNVNDTYGHDCGDKYISRSCNIICTTYKHSPVYRIGGDEFVVILRNTDYENRNKLLKETEKEFKKSMSNTEGLPWERYSAAVGMSEYQSGDSVEDVFKRADESMYEKKAKIKKGQK; via the coding sequence ATGAAGAATCGCAAGAAGCCTATTCATAAAAGCCTTATTGTCGGAAGCGCTGTCTTTGTCGCATTTTTGTGTTTTATACTTTCAATCCAATCCTATCTTACTTACTCCAAGTCACTCTACAAACGTTATGACGACAAACTTGACAATATTCTGAATTACATTACAAACCAGATTGACATGGACGACCTTTACCAGTGTACCCTCACTGGGCAAAAAAGCGAAAAATACGAAAAAGTCCAAACATTGCTCAACGGCATGGTCGATGATTTCGAGTTGTTCTACCTGTACTCTTTATTCGTCCGCAACGATTCCATGTACAACATTTGCTCTGCCACGAGCAACGAGGAACGCGCCCGTGGCGAAGAGGATATGAAGCTCCTAGAAACAACCGATGCCTACCAACCAGCTGAAATTCAAAAATTCGCTAGAGCCATTAAAGAAGAAAAAACTTCTTACTTTGAAGAAGATTCCGACTGGGGAGCAGCCTACACCGCATGCAAACCTTACGTGAATTCGGTCGGAGTCCATTTCGGTGTCATTTGCGCCGACATTTCTATTGCAGAACTGCACAAGACTGTCAATCACTATGTTATTTATAACGTTCTTTTAACGCTGTGCTTGGGAATCCTTTTTGGCCTTATCCTGATTATTTGGCTACGTCATAACGTTACAGGCCCCATCCTTGCACTCGAAAGAAGCGCACGCCATTTCGCAGAAAAAAGCCGCGAAAACAAGACCCCCGAAGAACTCGTTTTCGATGATCCCGATATCCATACGAACAACGAAGTCGAATCTTTGGCAAATGCGATTTCACAAATGTCACAAGACATGCGCAACTATGTCCGGGGACTTTTAACAGCCGAAGCCAAAGCCCGTTCTGCCCAGGAACAGGCTCAAGGCATGACAATTCTCGCTTTCAAAGACGCCTTGACTCATGTCAATAGTAAAATCGCTTACGACAAGATGAAGGATACACTTCAAGAACAAATCAACAGCGGTTCAGCCACATTCGCTATCGTAATGATCGACATCAACGACCTCAAGAATGTGAACGACACTTATGGTCATGATTGCGGGGACAAGTACATTTCCAGATCATGCAATATCATTTGTACAACATACAAACATTCCCCCGTTTACAGAATCGGAGGCGATGAATTCGTAGTCATATTGCGCAACACCGATTACGAAAACAGAAACAAGTTACTCAAAGAAACCGAAAAAGAATTCAAGAAAAGCATGAGCAACACAGAAGGCCTGCCTTGGGAACGCTATTCAGCCGCCGTCGGCATGTCCGAATATCAAAGCGGAGATAGCGTTGAAGATGTTTTCAAGCGCGCCGACGAATCCATGTACGAAAAGAAAGCGAAAATAAAAAAAGGACAAAAGTAA
- a CDS encoding LysE family transporter, translating into MCNIALSFLLYAFVSGITPGPANLCSLSVAMGSGKSVAIKQWYGIFTGYTIVSLVSVFIVYFISSAFENFIKVFSFVGATYIAYLAISLIIQAFKPLKEIRNNSITGSFRTGLFVQLTNVKIMVFCLTAITTYMLPYHQDFPHLFFLGLLLPLTGPICNLAWLFAGVLLQGLFKKHHRIFYTLMGFSLLYCAIGIVK; encoded by the coding sequence ATGTGTAATATTGCACTTTCATTTTTACTTTACGCATTCGTCTCGGGGATTACCCCAGGGCCCGCGAATCTCTGTTCTCTCTCGGTAGCGATGGGGAGCGGGAAAAGCGTAGCGATAAAGCAATGGTACGGCATTTTTACAGGTTACACAATAGTCTCGCTAGTATCCGTTTTTATCGTTTATTTTATCAGTAGCGCCTTTGAAAATTTCATCAAGGTATTCTCATTCGTTGGCGCAACCTACATTGCATATTTGGCAATCAGCCTTATAATTCAAGCGTTCAAGCCCCTTAAAGAAATCCGTAACAACAGCATAACCGGCAGTTTCCGCACCGGGCTCTTTGTGCAACTCACAAACGTCAAAATCATGGTGTTCTGCCTCACGGCAATCACGACCTACATGCTCCCCTACCACCAGGATTTCCCGCATTTATTCTTTCTCGGCTTACTTTTGCCGCTTACAGGCCCCATTTGCAATTTGGCATGGCTTTTCGCAGGCGTTCTATTGCAAGGGCTTTTCAAAAAGCACCACAGAATTTTCTACACGCTTATGGGATTCTCGCTACTGTATTGCGCCATTGGGATTGTGAAATAG
- the trpB gene encoding tryptophan synthase subunit beta encodes MTSTTSNNGFFDKFGGKYVAEIIRRPLDDLEAAFNKYIHDPEFLEELRIIQRDYIGRETPLYFAPTATKLLGGAQIYIKLEGLANTGAHKINNAIGQCLLAKKMGKTRIIAETGAGQHGLATAAACAKLGLECVVYMGEVDVRRQQPNVATMEMYGAKVVPVTSGSRTLKDAVNEAMRDWATNFKNTHYVLGSALGPAPFPDIVRTFQSIIGEEVKRQAAERNIDIAAVVACVGGGSNSIGVFTPFIEDKNVRLIGAEAGGIGPNVGENAARMTGNASREGIVQGYKSRFLIDEDGQSMPTRSISAGLDYMGIGPQLAALGESGRVEFTAILDKEALEAVKFFARNEGILFALESAHAGAAAMKIAKELPKDKALVINMSGRGDKDIFITSPVFRPEKWKEFLKAELVRLENNEDIHDAEIMTRK; translated from the coding sequence ATGACCTCTACAACTTCTAACAACGGTTTCTTTGACAAGTTCGGCGGCAAGTACGTTGCCGAAATCATCCGCCGCCCGCTCGACGACCTCGAAGCGGCATTCAACAAGTACATCCACGATCCGGAATTTCTCGAAGAGCTCCGCATCATCCAGCGCGACTATATTGGCCGCGAAACTCCGCTGTACTTTGCCCCGACGGCAACCAAGCTCTTGGGCGGTGCGCAGATTTACATCAAGCTCGAAGGCCTTGCCAACACGGGCGCCCACAAGATTAACAACGCTATCGGTCAGTGCCTTTTGGCCAAGAAGATGGGCAAGACCCGCATCATCGCCGAAACAGGCGCCGGTCAGCACGGGCTCGCCACTGCCGCCGCTTGCGCAAAGCTCGGCCTCGAATGCGTGGTGTACATGGGTGAAGTGGACGTCCGTCGTCAGCAGCCGAACGTGGCAACGATGGAAATGTACGGAGCCAAGGTTGTGCCGGTCACAAGCGGTAGCCGCACACTCAAGGATGCCGTGAACGAAGCCATGCGCGACTGGGCTACGAATTTCAAGAACACCCACTATGTGCTGGGTTCTGCTCTCGGTCCGGCTCCGTTCCCGGATATCGTTCGTACCTTCCAGTCGATTATCGGTGAAGAAGTCAAGCGCCAGGCCGCTGAACGCAACATTGACATCGCAGCCGTTGTCGCCTGCGTGGGTGGCGGTAGCAACTCTATCGGCGTGTTCACTCCGTTTATCGAAGACAAGAATGTGCGCCTGATTGGTGCCGAAGCCGGTGGCATAGGCCCGAACGTCGGTGAAAATGCAGCCCGCATGACGGGTAACGCCAGCCGCGAAGGCATTGTGCAGGGTTACAAGAGCCGCTTCCTCATTGACGAAGACGGTCAATCCATGCCGACGCGCTCCATTTCGGCAGGTCTCGACTACATGGGCATTGGTCCGCAGCTCGCTGCCCTCGGAGAATCGGGCCGCGTGGAATTCACGGCAATTCTCGACAAGGAAGCTCTTGAAGCCGTCAAGTTCTTCGCTAGGAACGAAGGCATTTTGTTCGCACTCGAAAGCGCACACGCCGGTGCTGCCGCCATGAAGATTGCGAAGGAACTCCCGAAAGACAAGGCGCTCGTCATCAACATGAGTGGCCGCGGTGACAAGGACATCTTCATCACAAGCCCGGTGTTCCGCCCCGAAAAGTGGAAGGAATTCCTCAAGGCCGAACTTGTTCGCCTCGAAAACAACGAAGACATCCACGACGCCGAAATTATGACAAGGAAGTAA
- a CDS encoding PDZ domain-containing protein, whose protein sequence is MKKFLILYTFSLFILTGCVTTGFDDFYKPWHDEGFFPKEAYLKEGEEIKIFKVNNIDEEFREIASYWYWCIGYSGFNGPAISDEEVYTAIKKLCKKEKATRAIWSENYTDTRNGSYSVPYTNYHYYTNAYGATSSYATTSYTNYSYSIQRYDYSAYLFIRIPKNKRAAYTPGIAVSELTRHDREIYKQNTGALINIIYKNTEAYYANLSHGDIITKINGKRIYSTEDYYDVMKKTNFGDIWTMTILRNGFEKEVKLTYTL, encoded by the coding sequence ATGAAAAAATTTTTGATTCTATACACTTTCAGCTTATTCATTCTTACAGGATGTGTCACAACAGGATTTGATGATTTCTATAAACCTTGGCATGACGAAGGCTTTTTTCCTAAAGAAGCATATCTTAAAGAAGGAGAAGAGATTAAAATTTTCAAAGTAAATAATATAGATGAGGAATTTAGAGAAATTGCATCATATTGGTATTGGTGTATAGGATATTCAGGATTTAACGGACCTGCAATTAGTGATGAAGAAGTCTATACTGCAATAAAAAAACTCTGTAAAAAAGAAAAAGCAACTAGAGCCATATGGTCTGAAAATTATACTGACACAAGAAATGGAAGCTATTCCGTACCATACACAAATTATCATTATTACACAAATGCATATGGGGCAACAAGTTCTTATGCAACAACTTCATATACAAATTATTCGTACTCAATTCAACGATACGATTATTCTGCATATTTATTCATTCGAATTCCTAAAAACAAAAGAGCCGCATATACACCAGGAATTGCAGTATCTGAATTAACCCGTCACGATCGCGAAATTTACAAACAAAATACAGGAGCGTTGATTAATATTATTTATAAAAATACAGAAGCTTACTACGCCAATTTATCCCATGGTGATATAATTACAAAAATCAACGGGAAAAGAATCTATTCAACCGAAGACTACTATGATGTCATGAAAAAAACAAATTTTGGAGATATTTGGACCATGACTATTTTAAGAAATGGCTTTGAAAAAGAAGTCAAATTAACATACACCCTTTAG
- a CDS encoding polysaccharide lyase family 1 protein, which translates to MNYLFSKSIGAVATFAAMAVTTAAIPAFAVTSPDFPMAGFATQNGGTTGGKGYSEVTVDNVSDLKSYAKAGNKIIYVKPGTYMGPVEVGSNVTIYGYQGAIIAQPTSGSAMKLSGSKNVIIRNLKFKGVGAHDDDDEDCLQVNHESKNVWIDHVDVYDGHDGNLDITNASDFVTISWTKFSYTSASSGHQFSNLIGNSKTKTSDRGHLNVTIHHTWWADGVVERMPRVRFGKVHVANNLFDSKNASYCVRAAIEADIRIEKNVFIGVQKALDLYTSDGAITAAQMISNYEENVKKQQAGTGTAFTPPYSMSLTDVSTQAKAYALRDSIKLYAGATLPDPGKTQTVTPASSSSEAASSSSVAVSSSSVAKSSSSVAQSSSSQAVSSSSQGEVVSGTATLTKHGSGSAKQEVKQGESIEEFYFTVAGATGATVTGLPDGIVGTMKGSDFYISGTVAQNAEVGAYNFTVTTTGATTNATKSGTITVVGENMEQGTTSLDVATVAPHFNVSVDGRVLTVQGATQAAYLLDAQGRLITKVQSLGSENSITVPRAGMYLLRVGNEARRVIVR; encoded by the coding sequence ATGAATTATTTGTTCTCTAAATCGATTGGTGCTGTAGCAACATTTGCGGCTATGGCTGTGACAACGGCTGCGATTCCTGCGTTTGCTGTGACATCGCCGGACTTTCCGATGGCGGGTTTTGCCACGCAGAATGGTGGCACCACGGGCGGCAAGGGCTATTCTGAGGTCACGGTTGATAATGTGAGTGACCTCAAGAGTTATGCCAAGGCGGGCAACAAGATTATTTACGTGAAGCCGGGCACGTACATGGGGCCGGTGGAAGTCGGTAGCAACGTGACGATTTACGGTTACCAGGGCGCCATTATCGCGCAGCCTACTTCGGGCAGTGCCATGAAACTGAGCGGTTCGAAGAACGTCATCATCCGCAACCTGAAATTCAAGGGTGTGGGTGCGCACGATGACGATGATGAAGATTGCCTCCAAGTGAATCACGAATCCAAGAACGTGTGGATTGACCACGTGGATGTCTACGACGGTCACGACGGCAACTTGGATATTACCAACGCCTCGGACTTTGTTACGATTTCGTGGACCAAGTTCAGCTACACTTCGGCATCGAGTGGTCATCAGTTCAGCAACCTGATTGGTAACAGCAAGACAAAGACGAGCGACCGCGGACACCTGAATGTGACGATTCACCATACGTGGTGGGCTGACGGCGTGGTCGAACGCATGCCGCGTGTGCGTTTTGGCAAGGTACATGTGGCGAACAACCTCTTCGATAGCAAGAATGCGAGCTATTGCGTGCGAGCCGCTATCGAGGCGGACATCCGCATTGAGAAAAATGTGTTTATCGGTGTGCAGAAGGCGCTTGACTTGTACACGAGCGATGGAGCCATTACGGCGGCGCAAATGATTAGCAACTACGAAGAAAATGTGAAAAAGCAACAGGCGGGTACGGGAACCGCATTTACGCCACCTTATTCTATGAGCTTGACTGATGTGAGTACACAGGCAAAGGCTTATGCCCTTCGCGATTCTATTAAGTTGTATGCTGGCGCAACACTCCCTGATCCGGGAAAAACTCAGACGGTAACGCCCGCATCATCTTCTAGCGAAGCAGCGTCTAGTTCCAGCGTGGCTGTGTCTAGTTCAAGTGTTGCGAAATCCAGCAGCAGTGTCGCACAGTCCAGCTCCTCGCAGGCTGTATCTAGTTCCTCGCAGGGGGAGGTTGTTTCTGGAACGGCAACGCTTACTAAGCACGGCTCGGGTAGCGCCAAGCAAGAAGTCAAGCAAGGTGAATCTATCGAAGAATTTTACTTTACCGTTGCTGGCGCCACGGGTGCGACTGTTACGGGACTCCCCGATGGTATTGTGGGGACAATGAAGGGTAGTGATTTTTATATCTCAGGCACGGTCGCTCAAAATGCTGAAGTGGGGGCGTACAACTTTACCGTGACGACAACCGGAGCTACGACAAATGCAACCAAGAGCGGAACGATTACGGTTGTTGGTGAAAATATGGAGCAGGGCACGACTTCGTTGGATGTCGCTACGGTTGCTCCGCATTTCAATGTCTCTGTCGACGGTCGAGTGCTTACCGTACAAGGTGCTACGCAGGCGGCGTATCTCCTGGATGCTCAGGGAAGGCTGATTACAAAAGTTCAGTCTTTGGGTAGCGAAAACTCGATTACAGTTCCTCGTGCGGGCATGTACCTCTTGCGAGTTGGTAACGAAGCGCGTCGCGTTATCGTGCGGTAG